The Coffea arabica cultivar ET-39 chromosome 9e, Coffea Arabica ET-39 HiFi, whole genome shotgun sequence genome has a window encoding:
- the LOC113709268 gene encoding probable F-box protein At4g22030, with product MSTLNSSGILHSSPYSAVSPSLCKKGTFMSISKSRTTNIPLPNLQTRVFGDELELGRDLIIKSLTGTLLKKQANTIRTGRDSADESADSLVLAKLYAILEAVADRVEMHKNIGEQRKNWNSLLLSSINTITLAAATMSGVAATTAVGSAPVAALKMSSTLMFLAATGMLLIMNKIQPSQLVEEQRSATRLFQQLHNEVQTVISIGHPTDKDVKEAMEKVLALDKAYPLPLLGVMLEKFPSKVEPAVWWPQQANDSSHKTGSKSNGWSSKLEKEMRSIVEVLRIKDEAEYLRLGGKALKFNKLLAISGPFLTGIAAIGSAFVGSSSHIGFLAAMLGVVGGALASIVNTFEHGGQIGMVFEMYRSNAGFFKLMEESIESNMMERRENGELFEMKVALQLGRSLSELRDLASASSSSNEVEDVNEFGSKLF from the coding sequence ATGTCAACACTTAACTCTTCTGGCATCCTACACTCATCTCCTTATTCTGCAGTATCCCCCAGTCTATGCAAGAAAGGCACATTTATGTCTATCTCAAAATCACGGACTACAAATATTCCCCTCCCAAATCTCCAAACTAGAGTTTTTGGAGATGAGCTGGAGTTGGGCAGAGATTTGATAATCAAATCTTTGACTGGTACCCTTCTCAAGAAACAGGCAAACACCATTAGAACTGGCAGAGACAGTGCTGATGAATCAGCTGATTCATTGGTGCTGGCAAAGTTATACGCCATCTTGGAGGCAGTTGCGGATAGAGTGGAGATGCATAAAAATATTGGGGAGCAGAGAAAAAACTGGAACAGCCTACTTTTGTCGTCCATTAATACAATTACTCTTGCTGCCGCAACGATGTCGGGAGTTGCAGCCACAACTGCTGTTGGCAGTGCTCCTGTGGCAGCCTTAAAGATGTCCTCTACTCTAATGTTTCTTGCAGCAACTGGAATGCTATTGATAATGAATAAGATTCAACCCTCCCAACTTGTAGAGGAGCAAAGAAGTGCTACAAGATTGTTCCAGCAGTTGCATAATGAAGTCCAAACGGTTATAAGTATAGGTCATCCCACAGACAAGGATGTAAAGGAAGCAATGGAGAAAGTTTTGGCACTTGACAAGGCCTATCCACTTCCTCTCCTTGGTGTCATGCTCGAAAAATTCCCATCTAAAGTAGAACCTGCAGTTTGGTGGCCTCAACAGGCAAACGATTCCTCCCACAAGACGGGTTCGAAATCGAATGGCTGGAGCTCGAAGCTTGAGAAGGAAATGAGATCAATTGTTGAAGTTCTAAGGATTAAGGATGAAGCAGAATATCTAAGGCTGGGTGGGAAAGCCTTAAAGTTTAACAAATTGTTAGCCATAAGTGGTCCGTTTTTGACTGGCATTGCTGCCATTGGTTCTGCTTTTGTGGGCTCTTCTTCTCATATTGGTTTCTTGGCGGCCATGCTTGGAGTCGTGGGCGGCGCATTGGCAAGCATCGTCAACACATTCGAGCATGGAGGACAAATTGGAATGGTGTTTGAGATGTACAGGAGCAATGCCGGGTTCTTTAAACTTATGGAGGAATCCATAGAATCCAATATGATGGAGAGacgagaaaatggtgaattattCGAAATGAAGGTAGCTTTGCAACTAGGAAGGAGCTTATCCGAGCTCAGAGATCTTGcatctgcttcttcttcttcaaacgAAGTTGAAGATGTCAATGAGTTTGGTAGCAAGCTATTTTGA
- the LOC113709207 gene encoding uncharacterized protein, producing the protein MIRLLFSLIFAEMALIVIFVFKTPLRKLVIMGIDRVKRGRGPTVVKAVAGTLFVVMMSSGYNAVAIHNRWSQDADINPTDQILFANYLLEASLMGFSLFLAFMIDRLHHYIRELRIRRKSMEAGKKQNRISDDGKNGDFKALEEESAALRAKVKNLEAELDEKTKEASSAEANKLALKKQSEGFLLEYDRLLEENQSLRSQLQSLDRRISHSDSKKIM; encoded by the exons ATGATTCGATTACTGTTTAGTTTGATATTCGCAGAGATGGCCTTGATCGTGATCTTCGTCTTTAAAACCCCCTTGAGGAAGTTGGTGATAATGGGCATCGATCGGGTCAAAAGGGGTCGCGGTCCAACCGTAGTCAAGGCTGTTGCCGGGACCCTTTTTGTGGTTATGATGTCCAGCGGCTACAATGCGGTGGCGATCCACAACCGTTGGTCTCAAGATGCCGATATAAATCCGACGGATCAGATTCTTTTTGCGAACTACCTACTTGAAGCCTCTCTTATGG ggttttcccttttccttgcaTTCATGATTGACAGGCTACACCATTATATCAGAGAACTGCGGATACGAAGGAAAAGTATGGAAGctggaaagaaacaaaaccgGATTTCTGATGATGGGAAGAATGGTGACTTTAAAGCATTGGAAGAAGAATCAGCTGCATTGCGGGCAAAGGTTAAGAACTTGGAAGCAGAGCTTGATGAAAAGACTAAAGAAGCAAGTAGTGCTGAAGCCAATAAATTGGCTTTGAAAAAGCAATCAGAAGGTTTTCTCCTTGAATATGACCGGTTGCTTGAGGAAAATCAAAGCCTTCGAAGTCAGTTGCAATCCTTGGATAGGAGAATCTCACACTCAGATAGCAAGAAGATTATGTAA